Part of the Longimicrobium terrae genome, GTCGAGTACTTCGCGGATCCACTGCCGCACGGCCGTCACGCTGGTGGTCAGCACCAGCGTGGAGCTGCCGACGCGCGACATGCACTCCATCCCCACCACCGTCTTTCCCGCGCCGCAGGGGAGTACGACCACGCCGCTGCCGCCGCGCTCGCTGCCCCCGGCGTGAAAGGCGCCCGCCGCGTCTGACTGGTAGGTGCGCAGGGTGAAGGGCTCGCCCTCGCGCGTCACTTCGCGCATGGAGATGGGGAGCGGTTCGCCCGCGGTGTAGCCGGCCAGGTCTTCCGCGGGCCATCCCGCCTTGACCAGCGCCTGCTTCAGCCGGCCGCGCTCGGCGGAGGGGACGCGGAACGAGTCGGGCGACAGCCGCTCGCCCAGGTACGGCGCCACCCCGCGCACCCGGCCGATCTCTTCCGCCAGCTCCGGCTCATCGGCCGTAAGCGTCAGCCCCTCCGGGTCGCGGGAGATGCGCAGGCGGCCGTAGCGCGTGGCCGCGTCGCGGATGGACGCTTCCACCACGGGCGGAACGGGATACTTGGCGTACTCGCGCAGCGCGTCCACGATCTCGTCGGGCGGGGTGCCCGCGGCGCAGGCGTTCCATACCGACAGTGGCGTGATGCGGTAGGTGTGCACGTGCTCCGGCGACTTCACCAGTTCCGCGAACGGGGCGATGCGGTCGCGCGCCTCGGCGAAGCGGGGGCTGCCCACCTCGGCCAGCACGCTCTGGTCGCCCTGCACGATCAGGGGATTTTCCGGGCGGTACTCGCTCATTCGATTGCGGAAACGGCCGTGCGTCGTCGTGTGCGGGCGCGCGCGGGGCGCGGGACGGCGGAAGAGTAGCGGGCGCGCGGGCGGGATGAAAGTGCCCGCTGTGAACGCGGAGTTTGGATGCTGGCAGCGTACGAGGTCTTTTTCAGATTCACGGCCGGCAGGTTGGATCAAAGCGGGCCGGGTTGCTCGACACCTCTCATGTGATCCGGATGGTCCGCTTGGCGCCGGGCTGGGAGGCCCCTCCCCCGGCCCCTCCCCGTGCAAACTGCCGCACGGAGAGGGGAGAACTCACACCAGGAAATCCAGGTTTCGTGCAGATGAAGACTCAGGTCTGTCCGCGAGGCGTTTCGCTGCTGTTGCGGCAACTTCAGTTGCTCACGCCGGATGACAGCGCGCGCTTGGCGGATTCGCGGCAGGATTGGATACGCTGTGCGCTACCTGGCGGGGACGGAGCATTCCTCCAGCGGCTCCGACGCGGTCTGCTCCGGCCCGGCGAAGCGGCTCAGCCTGCCGGTGGAGCCCGGGCCCGAGCCGCGCGTCCACCACTCGTAGCCGCCGCCCGTGTACCGCGCGCCGCTGGCGGAAAGGGCGATGTTCATGGCGATGGTCGCTCCTTGGTAACGCACCCGCGCCGTGCTCTCGTCCGGATACGAAGCCGTCACCTCGCGCCCGCTCTCGCACTGGTACGCGACCCACGATGCGTCGCGCTGGGGAGCCGCGTTCAAGGTCGTCCGTGCGCATCCGGCGGGCACGATGGCGGTCAGTGCCGCCATCACGGCGACCCGGATCGCGATCGGGGATGCGCGCCCGGTGTTGTGGGCCGCATCCCAGAAACTCGCCTGTCCCACGGAGTGATCCGGCGCGCACCGCGTTCTCCCATCTGCGACCATCGCCCTGCGAATTGCCGGTCATCTAGCGCGCGCCTCCGGATGCGGGATCCGGCCCTGCACGTCGCCCTTCGGATCGCTGCCCCAGCAGAACAGATCGCCATCCATCGAAATCGCGCACTGCCCCCAATCTCCGGCGGCGGCGGACCGCCATCGGCCCTCCGCGTGCCAAGGACGAAGCACCCGGTCGCCGCCCCACGCGTACGCCGCGCCCCCGGGCGTCACGCCGATCATCTCGTAGACCGTGGGCAGCGTACCGCGGACCGCGGCGGTGATCCCGGAAAAGCGCTGCCCGCCCTCCACGCGCGCCGGCCGCAGGTTGCACCAGGTGCGGACGCTCCACCGCACGCACTGCTCACGCCCGGGACGCGGTACGGAATCGCGCGCCACGTCGCCGTAGCCGGCGGCGCCCCAGCAGTGCGCGGCCCCGGCATCATCCAGCCCGCAGGCCCAGTTGCCGATGGCGGCCACCTGCGCGAACCGCTCTGCCGCGGCGACGGGCCTCATCGCTTCCGCGGAATCGGCGCTCCCCGTTCCGCGCACGCCGAACACGGCTTCGCCGCGGCAGAAGGCCCGTCCGTCGCGCATGACCGCGCACAGCGTCCGCGCCTCGGGATCGCCATCCACCTGCGCGGAGGCCATCCCCGGCCACGGTTCCGTCATCCGGCCGGCGGCGCGGGCGCCGTCGCCCCAGCAGAGCGCCGCGCCATCCACATCCACCGCGCAGCGCGCCTTGAGGTTCACCCGGGTCAGCCGGCGCTCCGGCAGCAGCGGCTGGGGACGGACACTGCAAGCCGTCCCGTTCAGGCAACGGTCCGTGTACGCGTCCGCGTCGCCGATGGCCGCGCCCCAGCAGAAGCCGCGGCCCTCCGCGTCCACTCCGCAGGTGAGGTAGCGCCCGGCGGTGACCGATGCGAACCGCGTGTCGCCGCCCGCGCGCAGCGGCGCGGCGCTCGGAGTCATGTAGCAGTCCCGTCGGCCGCTCTCGCTCACCGTGCCGCACCGTTCGGGAGTGCGGAGGCCGAGTTGCGCCGTGTGATTGTTGCCGAAGCACCAGGCGCGGCCCTGCTCGTCCAGCGCACACACGTGATCGTCGCCCACGCTCACGGACGCCCACCGCACCTCCTGCGCGCGCGCGGGCCCGGCGAAAAGCAGGGTGATCAGGGCGAGCAGGAGCGGGACGATGGCGAGGCGGCGGGGTGGGGAAGACGGGCGGCGCACCATGCGGACTCCGATCAGGGGGAGGGCGGCGAGGCGCGCTGGTACCAGCTCGCGCGGACAAGGGTTCCGCGCAGGCCCTTTCTGGCGGAAACGGGCCGTTTGTCCATCACACGAGGAAGCGGGGCAGGGAGTTCAGGCAAGGCCCTCCAGGTACCTGTCCTCAAGTTCCTCGATGCGACCGAGGCTCATCCGCTGAACGCGAAAGTGGGTCTGGCCGTCCGCGTCCGGGTATTCGCTCCGAAGGTACAGCAGTCCATAACCGGAATGCGAGTGCTCGGCGATCCACCGGAACGTGTCCTCGACCTCCCATTCGCGGCGGTTCCGCAGCCCCGTCGCCACCACGTGCGTCTCGTTCAGCGTGGTGACGTGAAACGACTCGCGCACCGCCTCTGACAGCCCCGCGATCCGCGACCGCAGCGCGTCCAGCAGCGCGCCATCCGCCTCCAATCCGCCGTCCGCGGTCACGACCGCCCACAGATGGTATTCAAACACGGCTCAAAGTCTCGCGGGAGGATGATGAAACTGCGCGACCGGAGTCAGCGCGAACCCGGTCTGAGAAGTGGGGAGCGGAACGGGCCCGGGGTTCCCCGCGCCGCCTCATTCCCCGCGGATGAAGCGCTCCACTTCCTCGTTTGCCGACAGCAGCAGCTTCAGGTCGGACGTGCGCGCCTCGATCGCTTCGATCTCCGCCTGCCGCGCGCCGAATTCGCCCGGCAGGCTTTCCGGGATCGCATCCGCCGCGCTGCTGGATTCCAGCTCGATTTCCATCATCAGCTGCGTGCGGCGGTAGGCGTGCAGAAGCTTGTCATCCAGGGCGAGCTGCTCGTCCAGCAGCGGGAGCGCGCCGCGGATGCGATCCATGCGCGTCTGGTACAGGTCGGCGCCCACCTCCTGCATCTTGGCCTGCAGCCCCAGCAGCTTTTCGCGGATTTCCATCCGCTGGCGCCGGTCTGCCGTCACCTCCTGAATCCGCTGCTCCAGCCCCGACTTCTGCAGCAGAAGCTGCGTGGACCGGCCCAGCGCGGACTGCTGCGCCGCGCTGATGGCGTGCCGCGGCTTCAGCTTCTCCTGCAGAGTGTACGCGACGATGCCGGCCAGGAGCACCGACAGCAGCGCCGCGATGGTCCCCGACACGTCCAGCGCGGCGAGCGCGAACAGGGTGATGAGGCCGGCCGCCATCCCGCTGACGACGGAGCCAAAGAGCGTCGTCTGCCCCGGCTTGCCGATGACCACCTCCTTGCCGGTGGTCTGGTTGATGACGGCAATTGCATTCTCCGCGACATCGCCGCGCATGGCGTGAACGATGGCGAGCTTATCGTTCTTGTGGGCGATGAACCGGTCTTCGCGGCCGGGGATGCGCAGCGTGATGGTGCGCAGTCCCTCCGGCTGCGCGATGCGGAACTCGTACTCGCGCGAGGTGCGTGCGGCGCTCTGGTGCGTCTGCGCGGAATGCACGATCTCGCGGGAACCTCTGCTCTCCAGCCTGCCCGCCGTGATGTGGTACTTGAACCGGCAGTTGCCGCAAAAGAGCGTCTGCGTACCCGACGCCGCGAGTTCTCCCGCGGGGGTGTGGCAGACCGGGCAGTTGAAGATCATCAGAAATCGAGGTCGCGGAGCGTTCGTACACGATGAGGAGCCGGCATCCGCGCGGCCACGCCGTCGCGGGCGGATGACGGAACGGCCGCAGCGCGCCGGATGTTTCACTTCCCGCCCGCAACCGCTGGGGGATCCGGGGGCGCCACGATCCTCGGGAGGCGGGAAACGAAGGAGCCGCGGGATCGATGGACAGGCCATCTACGGCGCGCCTTTCCCAGCACGGCGGCGCAATGTCGCGGACATCATGAGCTTTGGACAAGACCCCGGCCAGACGTGGGGCGAAGCGGCCACGGGGCAGGGGAGGGCGGTCGGGCCGAACGTGGCGAGACGGGATGCGGGAGCGGCCGGGACGACGGATTGCTGATTTCTGGTGCCGTTTACGTCATCATCACCACGGAGAGCGCTTGCCGTGCGGGCGAGGCACCCATCCGCGATCGGATCAGGCTGGCTCGCGGACGCCCGTCATCTCCAGAACCGCCACCAGGGGCGAGCCGCCGCCGGCCGCGTGATCACGGGCGGTGCGCCCACCAGGTCGGCGGGGTCGGAGCCCGCGGCCAGGGCCTCCTGGACAGCCCGGAACTCGCTGCTCCACAGGGCTGCGCTCACCACCATCTCCCCAAGCTCCTGCCGGGCAATGATTTCCGTGGCCGCCCTGTGCGCGGCGGCATAGACTGGGTGATCCACCAGCCGGCCCGCGTCGCGCATCGTTCCGGCCGCGTCCATCGTGGCGTAGTCGGGCGAGAGCTGCGCGCCCGTGCCGTCCAGCAGCACGCGCCCAAAGGCCAGCGGCACGAACGCAATGATGTCGTCCATGATCTCGTCGGGAACGCGGTTGCTGCGCAATACCAGCCGCAACTCCGCCTCCTTGCCCGGCGGGATCAGGTGGAACGCGGGGAATGCCAGGTCCACGAACAGGGTGGGATCGTCCACGGTGTCGCTTCCGGTCGGGGGGGACGCGCGGGCGGGGCATGGTGCGCAGGATAAACAGCCGGGCTCCTTCCTCGAAAGAGCCCGGCACCATCATCTATCTCCGACAGATGATGTGCATCGCGGAGGGCGCGGCCCGATACTCGTCCCAGAAGCCGTCACCGCGCGTGCGTTGGTTCGTGGTCCGGGCCCGCGCGCCGAGGTGGAACACTGGGGACGTTCGCGGATCGACGGGCCGAGATCAACCTTCAACAGCTACCGGCGCCGGAAGCCGCCAGGGTCCGCGTGCGTCCTGTGTCCATGTCGGCCCGCGGAGGTCTGGTGCGGAGGAACGGGTCGTGCTGCGCACACGAGCGTTGGAATCGAGCCCATCTTGTGATCAACAGCCGGAAAGCCGCAAGTTGATCCGCGCTGATTCTGCATGCACCGGGGCGCGTGCGCTGCGTCACGCCCAGAACGCCATCCACGGACTGATGCCTGCCCGATGTCCACCAAACGTAAGATGCGCCGTAGCGGCAAGTCGCCGAACCAGCTCCTGGAGATTGTCCACGGATCCATGCGGGATACGGCGGTTGCGCGTCTGCCAAAGGAGATCCGGGATGCGCTGCCGCGGGTGCATGCCCTGGTTCAGGATGATCCCCGGTTAGCGATCGCGGAACTGCGGACGTGGATTGAGCGTGACCCCCTGCCGATGTTTTTCAACTGGCTCGGTACGGCCTACGGCGCGCTCGGAGACCTGCAGGCCATGGAGGATACCATCCGCGAAAACTATCGGCGGAATCCGCGGTACGTTTTTGCGCGCGTAAACTACGCCCAGCTCTGCCTCGACCAGCGAAACCTTGAGGGTGTGCGCGAGGCGTTGGGCGAGGGGTTCAACATCCTGGCTCTGCTCGGAGGCCGAAAGCGCATCCATGTGTCGGAACTCACGGGCTACCTGTACGTCGTCACGCGCTACCACCTGCAGACCGGAGATCGCGACGCTGCGGAGACGTCATTCAAGATCCTCATGGACGCTGCTCCCGATGCGCCCGCCACGGATGAACTCTGGCGCAGGCTGTACTCCAGTCCGCGCAGCTTGTTATTCGGCTGACGTACGCGAGCGGTCGCGCTGATTCCCTTCGGCGCCGGCTGTGACGCAGGGGCACCGTTCCCGCCTCACCGCAGATAGCCGAGCGAGCGCAGAAAGTACGTCGTGGCCTCAGCCCCGGTGGAGAAGCTGTGCGTGTCGGACTTGATGCCACGCTCCTGGGTATAAACCTCGTACCCGGAGCCGGTGTCCACGCAGTACCAACCATCGAGCGTGCGGTCCCTCCACTGCACGTCGCCGATGTCCCGGGTCAGGTCGCGCGCCTTCTGCCCGAAGCCGGGGACGCGCTCCCACAGTTCCTCGAAGCGCGATGCGTCGCCGTCCAGGTGCTCCGTGATCGCGCTCTGGAGATAGCGCTCCAGGTCTGTCGGTTCCATCACGATCGCTGGTCAGGGCAGGGCCGGTCAGGCTGATGGCCGGCATGGGCGAAAGCGCCGCGGCACGTGGAGTGGCGCGGCGCTCTGCACGTGATCACCGGCGAGACAGCAGGTCCACCACCGACTCCCAGCCAAGCGCGTTCGCGAGGTGCAGCGACGTCATGCCGTTCTCCGCCACCGCGTTCGCATCCGCCCCGGCGTCCAGCAGCACCTTGACCGTCGCCGCGTTCCCCGCGGATGCTTCCTGGTGCAGGAGCGTCCATCCGTGGTCGCCCGTCACGGACGCGAGCGAGGGGTTCTTCGCCAGGTGCTCCCTGAGCGACGCCGCCATCGTCTCATCCGCGGCGTGCGACTCGCCGCCGTGACCGGTGCGCACCCGGAGCGGATCGCCGAAGTTCAGGCCCCACGCGTCGTCGTGCTCCTGGCGTTCCGGCGCGCTCATCCGCGCGCGCAGCAGGTTGACCGTGTACGCGCCGTAGACGTTTCCGTCGATGGAGTACATCCAGTCGCTGATCCGGGCGAGCGGAACACGGGCCGTGTCGCCCTCCTGGATGGACGTCACCCAGTTCGGCTCGTTGAGCAGCACGCCGGTCACGAACTCGCCGTCGAACCCGATCTCGTCCAGCCACATGTACTCCGGCTCGCCCGGCTCTCCGGTGCCCGCATCCGGCCCGTCGCTGAAGGGCGCCTTGACGTAGGCCA contains:
- a CDS encoding MliC family protein, whose protein sequence is MAALTAIVPAGCARTTLNAAPQRDASWVAYQCESGREVTASYPDESTARVRYQGATIAMNIALSASGARYTGGGYEWWTRGSGPGSTGRLSRFAGPEQTASEPLEECSVPAR
- a CDS encoding RCC1 domain-containing protein, whose product is MRRPSSPPRRLAIVPLLLALITLLFAGPARAQEVRWASVSVGDDHVCALDEQGRAWCFGNNHTAQLGLRTPERCGTVSESGRRDCYMTPSAAPLRAGGDTRFASVTAGRYLTCGVDAEGRGFCWGAAIGDADAYTDRCLNGTACSVRPQPLLPERRLTRVNLKARCAVDVDGAALCWGDGARAAGRMTEPWPGMASAQVDGDPEARTLCAVMRDGRAFCRGEAVFGVRGTGSADSAEAMRPVAAAERFAQVAAIGNWACGLDDAGAAHCWGAAGYGDVARDSVPRPGREQCVRWSVRTWCNLRPARVEGGQRFSGITAAVRGTLPTVYEMIGVTPGGAAYAWGGDRVLRPWHAEGRWRSAAAGDWGQCAISMDGDLFCWGSDPKGDVQGRIPHPEARAR
- a CDS encoding Imm7 family immunity protein, with the translated sequence MFEYHLWAVVTADGGLEADGALLDALRSRIAGLSEAVRESFHVTTLNETHVVATGLRNRREWEVEDTFRWIAEHSHSGYGLLYLRSEYPDADGQTHFRVQRMSLGRIEELEDRYLEGLA
- a CDS encoding tetratricopeptide repeat protein; the protein is MSTKRKMRRSGKSPNQLLEIVHGSMRDTAVARLPKEIRDALPRVHALVQDDPRLAIAELRTWIERDPLPMFFNWLGTAYGALGDLQAMEDTIRENYRRNPRYVFARVNYAQLCLDQRNLEGVREALGEGFNILALLGGRKRIHVSELTGYLYVVTRYHLQTGDRDAAETSFKILMDAAPDAPATDELWRRLYSSPRSLLFG
- a CDS encoding DUF2314 domain-containing protein, with product MSDDQSPVFMADDSDPEMQRAYEQARASFRYFWREVAMDQRRIVPALDLAYVKAPFSDGPDAGTGEPGEPEYMWLDEIGFDGEFVTGVLLNEPNWVTSIQEGDTARVPLARISDWMYSIDGNVYGAYTVNLLRARMSAPERQEHDDAWGLNFGDPLRVRTGHGGESHAADETMAASLREHLAKNPSLASVTGDHGWTLLHQEASAGNAATVKVLLDAGADANAVAENGMTSLHLANALGWESVVDLLSRR